The DNA sequence ATCGGCCTACCCGGCGGGCTGGCCCGGCTATCGCGCGTGCGTGTCGGAGGATCGCGATTACTGGGGCCGCGCCGAAACTCAGTTCGACAAGAACGAGGACGGCGGCACACTCACCATCCGCCATGCGCCGGTGGGCGATCTCGCCTGGTTCGCCTATTTCGCGCCCTATTCGCAGGAACGGCACCATGATCTGGTGAGCGAGGCGGCGGCGAGCGAAGGCGTCTCCTATCGCTGCCTGGGCCACAGCGTGGACGGCCGGCCGATCGACTGCCTCGAACTGGGCGAAGGCGATATGCCGGTGTGGCTCTATGCGCGGCAGCATCCGGGCGAGAGCATGGCCGAATGGTGGATGGAAGGCGCGCTGGAGGCGCTGTGCGATCCGGCCGATCCCGTGGCCCGCATCCTGCGCAGCCGCTGCCGCCTGCACATCGTGCCCAATTGCAATCCCGACGGCTCCTTTCGCGGCCATCTGCGCACGAATGCGCGCGGCGTGAACCTCAACCGCGAATGGGACAATCCGACCGAAGAGGACTCCCCCGAAGTGCTCGCCATCCGCAATGCCATGGATGCCACGGGCGTTCGCTTTGCCATGGATGTGCACGGGGACGAGGCGATCGCCGCCAATTTCCTCGCCGGCTTCGAAGGCGTGCCGAGCTGGAACGAGGAGCTGCAGGGCCAGTTCACCCGCTTCGCCCGCATCCTGGAACGGCGCAGCCCCGATTTCCAGACCGCCAAGGGTTACCCCGTCACCCCCGCCGGCAAGGCCAATCTGTCCATGAGCACCAACCAGCTGGCGGAGCGGTTCCGCGCCTGTTCGATGACGCTGGAAATGCCCTTCAAGGACAATGACGACCTGCCCGATCCCGACCAGGGGTGGAGCCCGGAACGCTGCAAGCTGCTGGCCCGCGATTGCCTTGCCTCGCTGGTCGAATGGCTGGACGGCTGAAGCCGTAGCCCCGCCCCGCTTCGCATTTGACTGGCGCGCCGTTCGGTGGAACGCGCCGCGCGAGAGGAGAACCCCATGACTGCCCTGCGCCCCGACATCGATCCCGACGGCCTGCTGGAATATTCCGTCGTCTTCACCGACCGCTCGCTCAACCACATGAGCAAGGCCTTCCAGGAGGTGATGCGGGAGATCCACGCCACACTGTGCGAGGCCTATGGCGCGGACCGGGCGGTGGTGGTGCCGGGCGGCGGCACCTATGCGATGGAATCCATCGCCCGCCAGTTCGCCACGGGTAAGACGGCGCTGGTGATCCGCAACGGCTTCTTCTCCTATCGCTGGAGCCAGATCTTCGAGATGGGCAGCATCCCTTCGCGGGAGATCGTGCTCAAGGCGCGCCGCCAGGGCGATGGCCCGCAGGCCCCCTTCGCCCCCGCCCCCATCGCCGAAGTGACCGAGGCCATCCGGCGCGAGCGGCCCGAGATGGTCTTCGCCCCGCATGTGGAGACGGCATCGGGCATGATCCTGCCCGATGGCTATATCGCCGCCGTGGCCGATGCCGCGCATGAGGTAGGCGCGCTGTTCGTGCTCGATTGCATCGCGTCGGGCTGCATCTGGGTGGACATGCAGGCCACCGGCGTGGACGTGCTGATCTCCGCCCCGCAGAAGGGCTGGTCCGCCCCGCCCTCCGCCGGGCTGGTGATGATGAACGAAGCCGCGCTGGAACGCTGTAAGGCGGCGCAGTCCACCAGCTTCGCCATGGATCTCGCCAAGTGGAACGCGATCATGGAAGCCTATCTCGGCGGCGGCCATGCCTATCACGCCACCATGCCCACCGATGCGCTGCGCAAATTCCACGACGCGATGCTGGAAACGAAGGCGATCGGGTTCGAGGCTCTGCGCAAGGCGCAGTGGGAACAGGGCAATGCGGTGCGCGCCATGCTGGCCCAGCGCGGGCTGCAATCGGTGGCCGCCGATGGCTTCGCCGCGCCCGGCGTGGTGGTCTGCTATACCGATGATCCCGCAATCCAGAACGGCAGCAAATTCGCCGCCCACGGCCTGCAGATCGCGGCGGGCGTGCCGCTGATGGTGGACGAGGGGCCGGACTACCGCAGCTTCCGCATCGGCCTGTTCGGGCTGGACAAGCTGAAGGACGTGCCCGCCAGCCTCGCCCGGCTGACCCAGGCTTTCGACGAGGTTCTGCCCCGCTAACTCCTGCTGCAAGAACCGTTTCGGCAGGTCAAATATGGCATGCGCTTGGAACACGCTGGAACAGTGTTCTTCGCTAAAAAATCCTCCGCCTTTTGAAGGCGTTGCAACGCGCCACGGCAGGCGGGTATTGGAGCGGCGGAGGCGAAGGAAGCAGGCGGAGCGCATCGCCGCACGATGCCCACGGCGGGGCGTGTAGGATAGCGCGCTTTCGCCAGCCGACCGGCGGGACCTGGAGCCCCGCCGATCCGCTTCCGCACCGCCTGCTGGCGGAACGAGCTAGGCCAGCAGGCGCAGCTTCGGCTCGCGATCCCAGTGTCGGGCCGGCGCGATGGCGAGGAACTCCGCATTGGGGACCACGCCCGCGTCCGGTTCGATCCCCAGCTTGTCGAGGATCTCGGCCTTGGTCGCGGGGCAATATCCGATCGTCTTGCAATGCGCATAGGCGTCCATGAACCAGGCCTGCGCGGCGCTCTCCTTGGCGAGCTTCTTCGCATTGTCGGGCATGATCGCGCAGGCGACCGCGTCGAACAGCACGGATGGCGAGCCGGCAAGCTGGCCATCGGCCGACAGCGTCCCGCCCTTCACCTTCATCGGCCCGACCTTGGGGGCGACGAGGAAGGGGGTTCCGCCGCCCTCCTTGATCCCGGCCACCAGCGTGTCGATCGCCGCCTTGTCGGAGCCTTCGTCGAACAGGATCGCCACCTTGCGGCCCTGCATCACGGGCTGATAGTTCTTCTGGATCGACAGCGCCGGGCTCTCGTCCATCTCCACCCGCTCGCGCGCGACCGGCGCGGCAGGCGGCAGGTCCATCGCCAGGCCGTCCGCCACCCGCCGGGCGAGATCCTCGTCGATGTTGCGCAAGCGGCTCATCACCCGGATCCGCACCGTCTCGATCAGCACTTTGGACAGTTCGAACACGATGGCTGAGGCGAGATGCGCCTGCTCGTTATCGGTCTGCGAGAGGTAGAACAGCCGCGCCTGGCTGTAGTGATCGGCGAACAGCTCGCCTCGTTCCCGCACCTTCAGGCCGGGGTCGTTGCGCTCGGCATTGGCGGGGAAGGTTGTGAACCCTGTCGCGGGGGCCTCGCGCGGGCCGCCCTCCTCGCCATTCTCGGCAAGGCTGTTGGGCTCGTAATTGGCCCGCCCCTTGGGCACCATGGTCTGCATGTGCCCATCGCGCTGGAAATTGTGCATCGGGCACTTGGGCGCGTTGATCGGAAGCTGGTGGAAATTGGTGCTGCCGAGGCGCTTGAGCTGGGTATCCAGATAGGAGAACAGCCGGCCCTGCAGCAGCGGATCGTTGGAGAAGTCGATCCCCGGGACGATATTGGCCGGGCAGAAGGCGGACTGCTCGGTCTCGGCGAAGAAATTGTCCGGATTGCGGTTCAATTCCATCGTGCCGACCTTGCGCGGCGGCAGCACTTCCTCGGGGATGAGCTTGGTCGAATCCAGCACGTCATAGGGCTGTGCGGCGGCGAATTCCTCGTCGAACACCTGCACGAACAGATCCCACGCCGGGAAATCGCCCATGTCGATCGCTTCGAACAGGTCGCGGCGGTGGTAGTCGGGATCGGCCCCGGCGATCTTCACCGCCTCGTCCCAGCAGGTCGACTGCACGCCCAGCCGCGGCTTCCAGATGAACTTGCAGAAGCTGTCCGCCCCTTCGGCATTGACCAGCCGGAAGGTGTGGATGCCGAAGCCCTCGATCATCCGCAGGCTGCGCGGGATGGCGCGGTCGCTCATCGCCCACATGATCATGTGCATGCTCTCGGGCATCAGGCTGATGAAGTCCCAGAAGGTGTCATGCGCGCTGGCCGCCTGGGGGAAGCCGCGGTCGGCCTCCATCTTCACCGAATGGATCAGGTCGGGAAACTTGATCGCGTCCTGGATGAAGAACACGGGGATGTTGTTGCCGACCAGGTCCCAGTTCCCCTCGTCGGTATAGAACTTGACCGCGAAACCGCGCACGTCGCGCGGCGTGTCCACGCTGCCGGCGCCGCCCGCCACGGTGGAGAAGCGCGCGAAGACCGGGGTCTGCTTGCCCTCCTCCGCGAACAGCGAGGCGCGCGTCAGTTCGGGGATGGGATCCGTGCAGGTGAACACGCCATGCGCTGCCGAGCCGCGCGCATGGACGATCCGCTCCGGAATCCGCTCGTGATCGAAGTGGAAGATCTTCTCGCGCAGCACGAAGTCTTCGAGCAGGGAGGGGCCGCGCGTGCCGGCCTTGAGGCTGTTCTGGTTATCGGAAACGCGGATGCCCTGATTGGTGGTCAGCGCCGCCGCCTCGTCCAGCGCGCCGGTATCGCTGGCCTGCTGGTGGGTCTCGCCGCCCTCGCCGCGCTCGAAGGAAAAGCCCTTGTCGCCGCCGGGGTAGTCGGCCTTTGTTTTATTCGATGCCAATGGACAATTCCTTCCAGTGATGGGCCGGGCGGACAGCGCGCGGGGGATGGGTGC is a window from the Altererythrobacter sp. B11 genome containing:
- a CDS encoding aminotransferase class V-fold PLP-dependent enzyme yields the protein MTALRPDIDPDGLLEYSVVFTDRSLNHMSKAFQEVMREIHATLCEAYGADRAVVVPGGGTYAMESIARQFATGKTALVIRNGFFSYRWSQIFEMGSIPSREIVLKARRQGDGPQAPFAPAPIAEVTEAIRRERPEMVFAPHVETASGMILPDGYIAAVADAAHEVGALFVLDCIASGCIWVDMQATGVDVLISAPQKGWSAPPSAGLVMMNEAALERCKAAQSTSFAMDLAKWNAIMEAYLGGGHAYHATMPTDALRKFHDAMLETKAIGFEALRKAQWEQGNAVRAMLAQRGLQSVAADGFAAPGVVVCYTDDPAIQNGSKFAAHGLQIAAGVPLMVDEGPDYRSFRIGLFGLDKLKDVPASLARLTQAFDEVLPR
- a CDS encoding M14 family metallopeptidase, whose protein sequence is MNDIQIDAGFDSGNIEVLSTSGATARLRISKDHLSDFYQWFHFRVAGAAGRELELKITDLNGSAYPAGWPGYRACVSEDRDYWGRAETQFDKNEDGGTLTIRHAPVGDLAWFAYFAPYSQERHHDLVSEAAASEGVSYRCLGHSVDGRPIDCLELGEGDMPVWLYARQHPGESMAEWWMEGALEALCDPADPVARILRSRCRLHIVPNCNPDGSFRGHLRTNARGVNLNREWDNPTEEDSPEVLAIRNAMDATGVRFAMDVHGDEAIAANFLAGFEGVPSWNEELQGQFTRFARILERRSPDFQTAKGYPVTPAGKANLSMSTNQLAERFRACSMTLEMPFKDNDDLPDPDQGWSPERCKLLARDCLASLVEWLDG
- a CDS encoding catalase; amino-acid sequence: MASNKTKADYPGGDKGFSFERGEGGETHQQASDTGALDEAAALTTNQGIRVSDNQNSLKAGTRGPSLLEDFVLREKIFHFDHERIPERIVHARGSAAHGVFTCTDPIPELTRASLFAEEGKQTPVFARFSTVAGGAGSVDTPRDVRGFAVKFYTDEGNWDLVGNNIPVFFIQDAIKFPDLIHSVKMEADRGFPQAASAHDTFWDFISLMPESMHMIMWAMSDRAIPRSLRMIEGFGIHTFRLVNAEGADSFCKFIWKPRLGVQSTCWDEAVKIAGADPDYHRRDLFEAIDMGDFPAWDLFVQVFDEEFAAAQPYDVLDSTKLIPEEVLPPRKVGTMELNRNPDNFFAETEQSAFCPANIVPGIDFSNDPLLQGRLFSYLDTQLKRLGSTNFHQLPINAPKCPMHNFQRDGHMQTMVPKGRANYEPNSLAENGEEGGPREAPATGFTTFPANAERNDPGLKVRERGELFADHYSQARLFYLSQTDNEQAHLASAIVFELSKVLIETVRIRVMSRLRNIDEDLARRVADGLAMDLPPAAPVARERVEMDESPALSIQKNYQPVMQGRKVAILFDEGSDKAAIDTLVAGIKEGGGTPFLVAPKVGPMKVKGGTLSADGQLAGSPSVLFDAVACAIMPDNAKKLAKESAAQAWFMDAYAHCKTIGYCPATKAEILDKLGIEPDAGVVPNAEFLAIAPARHWDREPKLRLLA